In a single window of the Thermofilum uzonense genome:
- the secY gene encoding preprotein translocase subunit SecY — protein sequence MSVYDRLSTIFRILPEVERPPRRPGLSERLFWTALILIAYFLMGQIPLYGIPRQTGGTIGALEFLRIVMASKRGTLIELGIGPIVTAGIIWELLVGSKIVNLDLTSAEGRKTFAGLQKLTSILFAALEAFAYIYGGVYGPLSVQQQYLVFIQLFIASIFVILMNDMLEKGWGIGSAVSLFIAAGVAQQIFWEMFAPIGPLADGLYYGFIPSLAIGISTFVTTGNSTLLRYSILRPTGYPDLVSFISMLFLLLILAYMESTKVTIPVSSARFSGMRTRIPLKLLYVSVMPVILVGALYANFYMITQALWPRVNPGNTNPYLNVIAKFNYTPNGPVPMPGSLIYYITPPRSLYSILIDPVHVAVYALLYIVLAVLFGVAWIITSGMDPESQAEQLVKAQLQIPGFRKSEKIIANMLRRYIWSLTILSSILIGIIAVISDLLRAMGGGTGILLLVGITIQYYSILASERALEMYPSLSKLLGE from the coding sequence TTGAGCGTATACGACAGGCTTTCAACGATCTTCAGAATACTTCCCGAGGTTGAACGTCCGCCTAGGCGTCCCGGGCTAAGTGAAAGGCTTTTTTGGACCGCCCTGATACTCATAGCTTATTTTCTGATGGGTCAAATACCGCTATACGGGATACCTAGACAGACAGGTGGAACAATTGGCGCACTAGAGTTCCTCCGTATAGTGATGGCTTCTAAGCGTGGAACCTTGATCGAGTTAGGAATAGGCCCAATAGTGACCGCCGGCATTATATGGGAGCTTCTTGTAGGAAGTAAAATCGTTAATCTTGACCTTACGTCTGCTGAGGGTAGAAAAACCTTTGCAGGGCTACAAAAGCTTACATCTATACTGTTCGCTGCCCTTGAGGCATTCGCCTACATCTACGGTGGCGTTTACGGTCCTTTAAGCGTACAGCAGCAATACCTAGTTTTTATACAGCTTTTCATTGCAAGCATATTTGTCATCCTAATGAACGATATGCTTGAGAAGGGCTGGGGTATCGGGAGCGCAGTCAGTCTCTTCATTGCTGCAGGGGTGGCCCAGCAGATATTCTGGGAGATGTTTGCACCCATAGGTCCCCTAGCTGATGGTTTGTACTATGGCTTTATCCCCTCCCTAGCCATTGGCATATCAACATTTGTAACAACCGGTAACTCAACGCTACTCAGATACTCAATTCTAAGGCCGACTGGTTACCCTGATCTTGTTAGCTTTATTTCAATGTTATTCCTTTTACTAATCCTTGCCTACATGGAGAGTACAAAAGTTACAATTCCAGTTTCAAGCGCCAGGTTTAGTGGTATGCGGACGAGAATACCCTTAAAACTACTCTATGTGTCCGTTATGCCTGTTATCCTTGTGGGAGCTTTATATGCTAACTTCTACATGATTACACAGGCCTTATGGCCTCGAGTAAACCCTGGGAACACTAACCCGTATCTGAACGTTATTGCTAAATTTAACTATACGCCTAATGGGCCTGTTCCAATGCCGGGCAGTCTTATTTACTATATAACGCCGCCCCGATCATTGTACTCAATATTGATTGATCCCGTACACGTGGCTGTGTATGCTTTGCTCTACATAGTATTAGCTGTGCTCTTCGGTGTTGCCTGGATAATAACCTCGGGAATGGATCCTGAAAGCCAGGCGGAGCAACTGGTAAAGGCACAGCTACAAATACCGGGTTTCAGGAAAAGCGAAAAGATAATCGCTAATATGCTTAGAAGATATATATGGAGCCTCACAATACTGAGCAGTATCCTAATAGGTATTATCGCGGTTATAAGCGACTTACTAAGAGCCATGGGAGGAGGCACGGGTATACTTTTACTTGTAGGAATAACAATACAATACTACTCTATACTTGCCAGTGAGCGTGCACTTGAAATGTATCCATCTCTATCAAAGCTCCTCGGCGAGTAG
- a CDS encoding FaeA/PapI family transcriptional regulator produces MPRKITDKIIERKKLIHEYLKKHGPIPTVEIVKDLGLSHSQVFYILRLLLREGKVREERRGKMAYWVAVE; encoded by the coding sequence ATGCCGCGAAAGATAACCGACAAAATAATAGAACGTAAAAAGCTTATTCATGAGTATCTTAAAAAGCATGGACCAATACCTACTGTTGAGATCGTCAAGGATTTAGGCCTCTCCCACAGCCAAGTGTTTTACATTCTTCGCCTGCTTCTCCGCGAGGGCAAGGTTCGCGAGGAGAGAAGAGGTAAAATGGCTTACTGGGTTGCCGTTGAATAA
- a CDS encoding putative RNA uridine N3 methyltransferase has product MSECTFPPPKPFIKRVVALPSSNFSNLSEPARTFHIAFLARTLGIFRVEEVAIFRHEGHPCGKVAEVLKALETPQYLRRRLIPIKKELKYIGLVPPLAIPPHQLRRDDYDLREGVVIARHGKSLLIDAGLEKPLLVEGNAAVGKRVTIRRELNGWSLVQPSDLNIYWNFRISCFKDLLSVVETYRKKDFLIVATSRRGEGLTYEKLNSIKGELIKRGSKGVLFLFGSWRKGLFEIASEHNQSLQELSDYILNTLPCQGTRSVRTEEAVLATLSVFNIFLD; this is encoded by the coding sequence ATGAGTGAATGTACATTTCCGCCGCCTAAACCTTTTATTAAGCGTGTTGTTGCCCTCCCCTCTTCAAACTTTTCGAATTTATCGGAGCCTGCTCGTACCTTTCATATAGCATTCCTGGCAAGGACTCTAGGGATATTTCGCGTGGAGGAAGTCGCGATTTTCAGACATGAAGGCCATCCGTGTGGAAAGGTAGCCGAAGTTTTAAAGGCTCTTGAAACTCCTCAGTACCTTAGGAGGAGGTTAATACCGATTAAAAAAGAGTTAAAGTACATAGGGTTAGTCCCTCCGCTCGCAATCCCACCCCATCAGCTTAGAAGGGATGACTATGATTTAAGAGAGGGAGTAGTCATAGCAAGACATGGAAAGTCACTTCTTATTGATGCGGGTCTTGAGAAGCCTCTTTTGGTAGAGGGAAATGCCGCAGTAGGTAAACGAGTAACAATTAGAAGAGAATTAAACGGATGGTCTCTTGTTCAGCCGAGTGATTTAAACATCTACTGGAATTTTCGAATTAGTTGTTTCAAGGATCTATTGTCCGTGGTCGAGACGTATAGGAAAAAAGATTTCTTGATTGTAGCGACTTCTAGGAGGGGGGAGGGATTAACCTATGAAAAGCTTAACTCGATAAAGGGGGAATTGATAAAGAGAGGGTCGAAGGGAGTTCTTTTCCTTTTTGGGAGTTGGAGGAAAGGCCTCTTCGAGATAGCGAGTGAGCATAACCAGTCGCTTCAAGAGTTATCCGACTATATTCTGAATACGCTTCCCTGTCAGGGTACACGGAGCGTCAGAACCGAGGAAGCCGTTCTTGCCACTCTCTCGGTCTTCAACATTTTCTTGGATTAA
- a CDS encoding 50S ribosomal protein L3 yields MAKGHKPRRGSRAYYPRKRARSIVARIRRWPKVDKVVPLGFAGYKVGMLHIVGIEMNKNSPFYGQERIYAATVLEVPPLLVVGVRLYSSGVYGLKTLSEIWSPQLPEDLKRVFTIPKKENYSEEQKKILEKIEKVKEVRLIVATQPRKSGLGKKKPEVFEIAIGGSPKEALEYALGKLGKEIDISEVFKEGDYVDVISVTKGKGFQGVVKRYGVKEMPRWHKHRKGHRRIGSVGPQGPSIMFYTPFAGQTGFHQRTEYNKRIIKIGEVAKENINPAGGWPHYGLVRTKFILIEGSVPGAIKRLVKLRYPIRLLKPLEAPKVVYISTQQFSQVSG; encoded by the coding sequence ATGGCTAAAGGTCACAAACCTCGTAGAGGGTCTAGAGCCTATTATCCCAGAAAGCGTGCTCGAAGCATCGTAGCTAGGATTCGACGGTGGCCCAAAGTAGACAAGGTTGTCCCTTTAGGCTTTGCCGGCTACAAGGTTGGAATGTTGCATATTGTGGGCATCGAGATGAATAAAAACAGTCCATTCTATGGTCAGGAAAGGATATACGCGGCTACGGTTCTTGAGGTGCCACCTTTACTAGTTGTTGGAGTCCGACTGTACTCCTCGGGTGTTTATGGTCTGAAAACCTTAAGCGAGATATGGAGTCCTCAGCTGCCGGAAGACCTTAAAAGGGTCTTCACGATACCAAAGAAGGAAAACTATTCTGAAGAGCAGAAGAAAATCCTCGAGAAAATTGAAAAAGTTAAAGAAGTTAGGCTCATAGTTGCTACACAGCCCCGGAAGAGCGGTCTAGGGAAGAAAAAGCCTGAAGTATTCGAGATCGCAATTGGTGGTTCTCCAAAAGAAGCTCTAGAGTATGCCCTTGGGAAGCTTGGTAAAGAGATCGATATAAGCGAGGTCTTCAAAGAAGGAGACTATGTCGACGTCATCTCTGTGACTAAAGGAAAGGGATTCCAGGGCGTAGTAAAGAGATATGGTGTAAAGGAGATGCCGCGATGGCACAAGCATCGTAAGGGTCACCGTAGAATAGGAAGCGTCGGACCTCAAGGCCCCTCCATAATGTTTTACACTCCCTTCGCTGGACAAACGGGATTCCATCAGAGAACAGAATACAATAAAAGAATTATAAAGATTGGAGAAGTGGCAAAGGAGAACATTAACCCTGCGGGCGGCTGGCCTCACTATGGTCTAGTCCGTACGAAATTTATACTTATAGAAGGCAGTGTACCTGGAGCCATTAAGAGGCTTGTGAAGCTCAGATACCCGATAAGGTTGCTAAAACCCTTAGAAGCCCCCAAAGTAGTTTATATTAGCACACAACAATTCTCTCAAGTTAGTGGGTGA
- the rpl4p gene encoding 50S ribosomal protein L4, whose translation MSSIETVVKEITVYDMDGNEQKKIPLPVFFKAPIRTDLIRRAYLAAFTARLQPKGTDVLAGLRTTAESLGVGLGIARVARIKGGMRAARVPQAVKGRRAHPPKVEKILVERINKKERLLALASAISATAILDLVKRRGHKVPEKPLPLVTLDDIEKVNTASKLREILKKLGVWPDVERAAEGIRVRAGRGKTRGRKYKKPKSVLIVVNDHREISKAARNIPGVEVVNAMQLSVLHLAPGGVPGRLTIYTEGALKTLETRLSKLKVMRG comes from the coding sequence ATGAGCAGCATCGAGACAGTTGTTAAGGAAATAACCGTTTACGACATGGATGGAAACGAACAGAAGAAGATACCCCTACCAGTGTTCTTCAAGGCCCCTATAAGAACAGACCTCATACGTAGAGCCTACCTGGCAGCATTCACAGCCAGACTACAACCAAAGGGGACAGACGTTCTGGCAGGCCTGAGGACAACGGCTGAGAGCCTGGGTGTAGGACTCGGTATTGCCCGAGTTGCAAGGATCAAAGGAGGAATGCGTGCAGCTAGAGTGCCTCAAGCCGTTAAAGGTAGGCGCGCTCATCCTCCTAAAGTTGAGAAGATACTGGTTGAGAGAATAAACAAGAAGGAGAGATTACTTGCCCTTGCCTCCGCTATCAGCGCTACGGCTATTCTCGATCTTGTAAAACGTAGAGGCCACAAGGTTCCTGAGAAGCCGTTGCCTCTCGTTACCTTGGATGATATCGAGAAGGTGAACACAGCTTCAAAGCTTCGCGAGATACTTAAGAAGCTAGGAGTATGGCCTGACGTGGAGCGGGCTGCAGAAGGGATTAGGGTCAGGGCAGGCAGGGGAAAGACTAGAGGTAGGAAGTATAAAAAGCCTAAGAGTGTTCTAATAGTAGTCAATGATCACAGGGAAATTTCCAAGGCTGCTAGAAACATCCCAGGAGTCGAAGTTGTCAATGCGATGCAACTTTCAGTGCTTCATCTAGCCCCGGGAGGAGTTCCTGGCCGGCTCACAATATATACGGAAGGTGCACTTAAAACACTAGAGACTAGACTTTCTAAGCTAAAGGTGATGCGTGGATGA
- a CDS encoding 50S ribosomal protein L23, with the protein MSGKNSSVIIRPHLTEKTLRLIEEANTLTFIVDRRATKKQIKEEVEKTFNVKVEKVNTLNTMDGNKKAYVRLSKEYSASDVATRMGLV; encoded by the coding sequence ATGAGCGGAAAAAATAGTAGTGTCATCATAAGGCCCCATCTAACAGAAAAGACGTTAAGGCTTATCGAGGAGGCAAATACATTGACATTCATAGTTGATCGTCGGGCAACGAAGAAACAAATCAAGGAAGAAGTGGAGAAAACGTTCAACGTGAAAGTGGAAAAGGTTAATACTCTTAACACAATGGACGGCAACAAAAAAGCTTATGTAAGACTATCTAAGGAGTATTCCGCTTCAGATGTGGCTACCAGGATGGGTCTTGTATAA
- a CDS encoding 50S ribosomal protein L2 translates to MGKRLLVQRRGRGGSVFRNPKWKKIGPARYIEYNAEEFKNKVLEGYVKELVHEPGRGTPLAIVRFEDGREMIMIPPEGLAVGQKIYYGAKAPIALGSIIELGSAPEGTIVSNIELRPGDGGKLARSSGAYAIILAHSRNKTLIQLPSKKVKEIDGNARATVGIVAAGGRTEKPFLKAGKKYYWSRAKSFKYPTVRGKAMSPYAHPAGGGQHPKGLTPAPRNAPPGRKVGHIAARRTGRKKGASKTQR, encoded by the coding sequence ATGGGAAAAAGATTACTGGTTCAGAGAAGAGGTCGTGGAGGATCAGTATTTAGGAACCCAAAGTGGAAGAAGATAGGCCCGGCACGCTACATAGAATATAACGCCGAGGAATTCAAAAACAAGGTACTTGAAGGGTATGTCAAGGAGCTTGTACATGAACCTGGCCGCGGTACCCCCCTCGCTATCGTGCGATTTGAAGATGGCCGGGAAATGATAATGATACCGCCTGAAGGTCTCGCAGTCGGCCAGAAAATCTACTACGGCGCTAAGGCGCCTATTGCTCTTGGAAGCATCATTGAACTAGGTAGTGCTCCTGAGGGAACAATTGTATCCAACATCGAATTACGGCCCGGAGACGGTGGCAAGCTTGCAAGGAGTAGTGGAGCCTACGCTATAATACTGGCACACTCGAGGAACAAGACTCTCATACAGCTTCCCTCAAAAAAGGTAAAGGAAATAGATGGCAATGCTCGGGCGACTGTCGGAATAGTAGCGGCAGGAGGTAGAACTGAGAAACCTTTTCTCAAGGCTGGGAAAAAGTATTACTGGTCTAGAGCCAAGTCATTCAAGTATCCAACGGTTCGTGGCAAAGCAATGTCGCCATATGCACATCCAGCCGGTGGAGGACAACACCCCAAAGGGCTTACTCCAGCTCCCCGTAACGCACCCCCCGGGAGGAAAGTTGGACACATAGCGGCTAGGAGAACAGGAAGAAAGAAAGGCGCGTCTAAGACTCAAAGGTAG
- a CDS encoding NAD(P)/FAD-dependent oxidoreductase, whose translation MAKKIVVAGGGFGGFYALKTLSGAELGSQHEIVLLDSSDKFVYLPSLPYLLSGKKTVEDITEPFDKISKRLGIEFRKGEVTGISFKDKQIFLRDNDVIEYDYLIIAIGAQIEYFGIPGAENTIPSWRLEHYLEMQKIIASKNDIKIGIVGGGLTGVEIAGELAERLGGEKITIIEKMPYLLPTLNHQKASLAVENFLKSIGVNIVKGDGVKKVEGSTVTLESGQSLEFDAVIWSVGIRAPRLKFDLPVETSGRGWIAVNPNLTVKGVDNVYAVGDITYFAWNSDCAMKMAEEAILQGKTAAKNIMRQLQGLEPSYVHRPIFLNSRPKSLCSVGFNKAVMVWESKILFGRTAYISKMLIENIVMRDIKGKVGGGIATSLESTILKTISRV comes from the coding sequence ATGGCTAAGAAAATTGTTGTAGCAGGAGGAGGCTTCGGAGGTTTTTACGCACTCAAAACTCTGAGTGGAGCCGAGCTAGGATCACAACATGAGATAGTACTACTCGACAGTAGCGATAAATTCGTTTACCTGCCTTCGCTCCCATACTTACTTTCTGGAAAGAAGACTGTGGAAGACATAACAGAGCCCTTCGACAAAATATCTAAGAGACTAGGGATAGAATTCAGGAAGGGTGAAGTCACAGGAATTTCCTTTAAAGATAAACAGATTTTCCTAAGGGATAATGATGTTATAGAATACGACTATCTCATCATTGCTATAGGGGCCCAAATAGAGTATTTCGGGATTCCGGGTGCCGAGAACACGATACCTTCATGGAGGCTTGAACATTATCTTGAGATGCAAAAAATAATAGCATCAAAAAACGACATCAAAATAGGCATCGTTGGAGGTGGACTAACAGGGGTTGAGATCGCCGGTGAGCTAGCTGAGAGACTAGGCGGTGAAAAAATCACCATTATAGAAAAGATGCCGTATCTTCTACCGACACTCAACCACCAAAAAGCCTCTTTAGCGGTAGAGAATTTCCTCAAATCTATCGGAGTTAACATTGTCAAAGGGGATGGCGTCAAGAAGGTGGAAGGAAGCACTGTTACGCTTGAAAGCGGGCAAAGTCTAGAATTTGACGCCGTCATATGGTCTGTAGGCATTCGAGCTCCGAGGTTAAAGTTCGATTTGCCCGTTGAGACTTCGGGTAGAGGTTGGATAGCTGTGAATCCAAATCTAACCGTGAAGGGGGTAGACAACGTGTATGCAGTGGGAGACATTACGTATTTCGCATGGAACTCTGACTGCGCAATGAAAATGGCTGAGGAAGCAATACTCCAAGGCAAGACAGCTGCGAAAAATATTATGAGACAGCTTCAGGGGCTCGAGCCCTCTTATGTACACAGGCCTATTTTCTTAAACTCGAGACCTAAATCACTCTGCTCCGTAGGGTTCAACAAGGCCGTGATGGTTTGGGAAAGCAAGATCCTATTCGGTAGGACAGCATATATAAGTAAAATGCTCATAGAAAATATTGTTATGCGTGACATTAAAGGTAAAGTTGGAGGAGGGATAGCCACAAGTCTCGAGAGTACTATTCTGAAGACGATAAGCAGAGTATAG
- a CDS encoding 30S ribosomal protein S19, whose protein sequence is MESASKFTYRGYTLEELEKMPLEKFIELLPSRQRRSLYRVLKRGTSEEHLKLLEKIRRAKRLVVQGKKQPVIRTHLRDFIILPEMIGLTIHVHNGKEFVPVEITPDRIGHYLGEFVPTTKKVEHGEPGLKATRSSMFVALK, encoded by the coding sequence ATGGAGTCAGCGAGTAAGTTCACCTACAGGGGGTATACTCTAGAGGAACTTGAAAAAATGCCTCTAGAGAAGTTCATCGAACTACTGCCCTCTCGCCAGCGTAGATCCTTGTATAGAGTTCTAAAGAGAGGGACTAGTGAAGAGCACTTAAAGCTATTGGAGAAGATCCGCCGCGCCAAGAGGCTTGTTGTCCAGGGAAAGAAACAACCCGTCATACGTACCCATCTTAGAGACTTCATAATCCTCCCTGAGATGATAGGTTTAACTATCCACGTGCATAACGGCAAAGAATTCGTTCCAGTCGAAATAACACCGGACCGAATAGGACATTACCTTGGGGAATTCGTCCCAACAACCAAGAAGGTTGAACATGGAGAGCCTGGCTTAAAGGCTACGAGATCCTCCATGTTTGTAGCTCTCAAGTAG
- a CDS encoding 50S ribosomal protein L11, translated as MSQNIKTLSFLVEGGKATAGPPIGPALGPLGLNVMQVVKKINELTQEYAGMRVPVKVIVNTENKTFEVEVGTPTTAALIVKELKLEKGAHQSTKEWVGNLTVEQVVKIAKIKIKEMGAKSLKAAVKTVAGTCQSMGITIDGKQPKQFIEDVNRGVYDEIIRKYEGEAA; from the coding sequence TTGTCTCAAAACATTAAGACTCTTAGTTTTCTTGTTGAAGGAGGTAAAGCAACGGCAGGCCCCCCGATAGGTCCAGCCCTCGGACCATTAGGTTTAAACGTGATGCAAGTTGTCAAGAAAATAAACGAGCTTACCCAAGAGTATGCCGGAATGCGCGTTCCGGTTAAGGTGATAGTTAATACTGAGAACAAGACCTTCGAAGTAGAGGTTGGGACGCCTACCACTGCCGCACTCATAGTGAAGGAACTAAAATTGGAGAAGGGGGCTCACCAAAGTACCAAAGAATGGGTTGGGAACCTTACTGTTGAACAGGTGGTTAAGATTGCTAAAATCAAGATAAAGGAGATGGGGGCAAAGAGTCTGAAGGCAGCCGTGAAAACTGTGGCTGGGACCTGTCAGAGCATGGGTATAACAATTGATGGTAAGCAACCCAAACAGTTTATTGAAGATGTTAATAGAGGGGTTTACGACGAGATTATCAGAAAATATGAGGGTGAAGCTGCATGA